Part of the Sporomusa termitida genome, CGGCATTTTCCAATTCTCTTACATTACCGGGCCAGGAGTAACTGCCCATTACCTCCAAAGCACCGGGTAAAAAACCAATGATATCCTTTTTCAGTTTTTGATTGTAATGCAAAAGAAAATATTTGCTGAGCACGGTAACATCTTGTTTTCGCTCACGCAGGGGAGGGATAAAAATCGGAATTACATTAAGCCGGTAAAATAAATCCCGCCGGAATTCGCCGGCCCGGACTTTGGCCTCCAGGTCCTGGTTGGTGGCGGCGATAATCCGGATATTTAAATGAATCGTAGTTGTGCCTCCCACCCTTTCCAGGCAGCGCTCCTGTAAAACCCGCAGTAATTTTACCTGAAGATGAAGCGGCATGTCGCCAATCTCATCCAGAAACAGTGTTCCTCCTTCAGCCAGTTCAAACTTGCCCGGTTTACCGCCTTTTCTCGCGCCGGTAAAAGCTCCCTGCTCATAGCCGTAAAGCTCGCTTTCCAATAGCATTTCCGGAATAGCGGCGCAATTAATGCCCACAAATGATCCTTTCCCTCTGCCACTGGCTGAGTGGATCGCCCGGGCAAAAACCTCTTTGCCTGTACCACTTTCTCCCTGGATCAGAATATTGGAATCACTTTGCGCCATTTTCAGTGCCTGCTGCTTCACATCGATAATAAGCTCACTCTCGCCGATAATGGCTTCAAAAGTTGCATTTCCCTGCATTCCGGTCATCTCATTGACAACGGTCCGGATATTATGAATATCGCTCAGGGTCAGCACCGCACCGGAAATTGCCTGCTCATTATAAATAGCCTTTATCGAAATTAAGCAATGAATGGCAACCGTACCCGGAAAAATATACTCCTGGTTCAACAGGGTATTGCCGGCCCGGATAAAGGCCAATATGCTTTTCCCGACAATAATTTCATCAATATGACTGCCGATTAACCGGGCATTATCAATTTTCAACAGGCGGCAGGCCACGCCATTGGCATGGGTAATTATCCCTTTATCATCAAAGGTGATAATTCCGTCATTGATCGAATCCAGGGTAGTTTCAATAAGACCGTTGACTTGCTTCATCCCGTCAATAAATTCCTTTTCCCGGATTTTACTGACCAGCATTTGGGCCATTTCGTGAATAAACTCCAGCAGGGTGTCAATTTTGCCCAACAAACGGTAGCGCTGCTCCTCATCCAAAGCCACCATACTGATAACGCCGATGATTTTTTCATCCATTTCGATGGCACACAGCACTTCGGCCGTTTCCGGGCACTGTCCCTCCAGCCGGCAGCCCTTGCAATAGAGGAAATGCCCCGGACTTTTGCAAACAATGACCTTTTCTTTCATTACGGCCTCAATAAAAGGTTTATGGGGTTTATAGATTTCCAAGTTGTTAACCTTAGCATCTATATAGCCTCTGCTTGAAGCTATCAGTTTCGAATCGGAATCAATGATCGCCACTTCCACGCCAATCGCTGCTGCTATCGCAGCCACCGTTTGCTGGACCGAATCCTGAATATTGCCAAGCTTGAACATGAACTTTCCTCCTCCTGGTAA contains:
- a CDS encoding sigma-54 interaction domain-containing protein — translated: MFKLGNIQDSVQQTVAAIAAAIGVEVAIIDSDSKLIASSRGYIDAKVNNLEIYKPHKPFIEAVMKEKVIVCKSPGHFLYCKGCRLEGQCPETAEVLCAIEMDEKIIGVISMVALDEEQRYRLLGKIDTLLEFIHEMAQMLVSKIREKEFIDGMKQVNGLIETTLDSINDGIITFDDKGIITHANGVACRLLKIDNARLIGSHIDEIIVGKSILAFIRAGNTLLNQEYIFPGTVAIHCLISIKAIYNEQAISGAVLTLSDIHNIRTVVNEMTGMQGNATFEAIIGESELIIDVKQQALKMAQSDSNILIQGESGTGKEVFARAIHSASGRGKGSFVGINCAAIPEMLLESELYGYEQGAFTGARKGGKPGKFELAEGGTLFLDEIGDMPLHLQVKLLRVLQERCLERVGGTTTIHLNIRIIAATNQDLEAKVRAGEFRRDLFYRLNVIPIFIPPLRERKQDVTVLSKYFLLHYNQKLKKDIIGFLPGALEVMGSYSWPGNVRELENAVEYAVNIETDRYIKPASLPKRLFQQSNPKRTLRDKVRQFELGQIREALNNYGWGISGKTKAALELGISVPSLYRKLMAMDKGSFPGSEIDKRVRPYK